A single genomic interval of Candidatus Acidiferrales bacterium harbors:
- the rpsL gene encoding 30S ribosomal protein S12, with protein sequence MPTFAQLVRYGREKLRTKTKSPALEGCPEKRGVCVRVYTQTPKKPNSALRKVARARLTNSAEVTTYIPGIGHNLQEHSIVLVRGGRVKDLPGVRYHVIRGTLDAAGVENRKQGRSKYGAKRPKAAQK encoded by the coding sequence GTGCCGACGTTTGCACAACTGGTTCGATATGGCCGCGAGAAATTGCGGACGAAAACGAAATCGCCAGCGCTCGAAGGCTGCCCGGAAAAGCGCGGAGTTTGCGTGAGGGTCTATACGCAGACGCCGAAGAAGCCAAATTCGGCGCTGCGCAAGGTGGCCCGCGCGCGGCTCACGAATTCGGCCGAAGTGACCACATACATTCCCGGCATCGGCCACAATTTGCAGGAGCACTCGATCGTGCTGGTTCGCGGCGGCCGCGTGAAAGATTTGCCTGGCGTTCGTTATCACGTGATTCGCGGAACGCTGGATGCCGCCGGTGTTGAAAATCGCAAGCAGGGGCGCTCGAAATACGGCGCCAAGCGGCCCAAAGCCGCTCAGAAGTAG